Within the Pseudomonas orientalis genome, the region TCGGCGACGTCCGGCAGCAGCGGCCAGTCTTCTTCACGGATTTCGACCATGTGGTACAGGCCGGGATAGTCTTCATAGGCCATTTCCGCCAGCCGGAAATCTGCGCCCTTGCCGGTGTGCGAGGGGATTACGTCGTCGATGATCACCGCGTTGTGCGCGGCGGCCATGCGCGTCAGCGCCTGCAACTGCGCCTCGGTGCCCAGTTGCGGGTCGATGTCGAAGCTGATGCGGTCGAAGTTGCCATCGATGGTCGGCGTATGTTGAGTGCCGGACAAACCGCCGGACTTCTTCAGCGGACCGTTGTGAATGCCCTGGATGCCGATCTTCGACAACGCATGCCACAAGGTTTCGTCCCCCAGCGCTTCCAGCACCGTGCCGTCTTCGCGGGTCACGATCGACGCCGGATAAGCCGTGAACCACACCGATGACAAGGCTGAAGCGTCACGCGGGCGCGTTTGTGCGAAGGGTTGCTGCCACATCCGTCCCTGCCCCGAATAGAGCTTGGCGCGCTGGCGCGCCGCGTTCAGCATGGACTGTTGCACCAGCCAATTCACATGATCGTTGTCCGCCGCCGTCATAAGCCTGATACCTGTGGTCGTTAAAGGTGATTCGTAAGCATAGGAGCGACGACCGGGGCGATTCGTTGCATCGGGATGCAGATCCCTGGCCAAATGTGGGAGGGGACTTGCCCCAGTGACGATATCCCGACCGACAGCTACCCCACTGACACGTCCCTCACTCATGAATCACGGAACGTCAGGTAAATACGCGTTGGCTTTGCGGCCGAGACCGCAGCAAGTCGTCGTGGCGCCGCCCCGCCACATGCCTAGTCCTGATTCAGTCCGACGCGGTACAGCCCCCCATCCTCTTCATCCGTCAGCACATACAGATAACCATCCGGCCCCTGCCGCACGTCGCGAATACGGGCTTTCAAATCCCCCAGCAAACGCTCCTCATGGACCACCTTGTCACCGTCGAACTGCAACCGAATCAGCTCCTGACTGGCCAAGGCGCCGATAAACAGGTTGTGCTGCCAGGCCTTGAACCGGTCGGCATCATAGAACGCCATGCCACTGATCCCCGGTGACTTTTCCCACACATGGTGCGGCGCCACGGTGCCTTCGGCGGTCTTGCCCTTGGCCTCTGGAATCGGCGCGAGCGAATAATTGATGCCATGCGTCGCCAACGGCCAACCATAGTTTTTGCCGCGCTCGATGATGTTGATTTCATCCCCGCCACGTGGCCCGTGTTCGTTTTCCCAGATCGTCCCGCTCCAAGGGTTCAGCGCCAGGCCCTGCGGGTTGCGCTGGCCGTAGGACCAGATTTCGGGACGTACTTCGGGCTGGCCCACAAACGGGTTGTCGTCGGGCACGCGGCCGTCGGGGTAGATGCGCACGACCTTGCCTTGCAACTTGTCCAGGTCCTGAGCGGTAGGCCGGTCGTTGTTTTCGCCCAGAGTCACAAACAGGTAACCGTC harbors:
- a CDS encoding PQQ-dependent sugar dehydrogenase, with protein sequence MFLRKTLLAALYATTLLPLATVQAAEARQFPSEQGSITATPVAKGLHHPWAVAFLPDRQGFLVTELPGQLRFVSQDGKLSAPLTGVPQVWAKGQGGLLDVALSPDFKQDRLVYLSYAEGGGKDGKAGTAVGRGRLADDLSGLKDFTVILRQEPKLSTGNHFGSRLAFDRDGYLFVTLGENNDRPTAQDLDKLQGKVVRIYPDGRVPDDNPFVGQPEVRPEIWSYGQRNPQGLALNPWSGTIWENEHGPRGGDEINIIERGKNYGWPLATHGINYSLAPIPEAKGKTAEGTVAPHHVWEKSPGISGMAFYDADRFKAWQHNLFIGALASQELIRLQFDGDKVVHEERLLGDLKARIRDVRQGPDGYLYVLTDEEDGGLYRVGLNQD